The nucleotide sequence GGTCTGGGCTGGAGCCCCCGCACGGGCGCTATCCGTCGGCGTGGCACTGGTCAATCTCGTCACCACGATCTACCTCTGCTGCAAATACACCTCCCAAGGAGGTAGCGGACTCGCCCACACCTATGCGCGGCCCATTCTGGACAATCCGGCCATTAGCTTCTCGGTCGGTGCGGACGGTGTTTCGCTCATTTTGGCGCTGTTGAGCAGTTTGGTGCTCTTTGCGGCGGTGTGGCAGATTCAGGACCGACCGGCCATTTTTTACATCGCCTCACTTTTGATCGGTGGAGGTGCCCTGGGAGCCTTTTTGACCACGGATTTGTTCTTCATCTACGCCTTCCATGAGCTGGCGCTGATTCCCACCTTCCTCATGATCGCCCTGCACGGCCACGCCGAGCCGGAGATGCGGAAAAAAGTCGCCTGGAAGACCACGATTTACCTCGGAGCAGGTAGTCTGGTGCTCCTGGCGGGCCTGGTCTGGCTGGTGCTGGAGTTCAGCCAGGGCAATGTCATCACCTTTGATCTGGAAGCGCTGAAATCCGTCGCGGTCAAAGCGCCGCTGGCCGTGAACACGCAGGCGACGCTGTTTTTTGTCCTGCTCCTGGGTTTTGGCACTCTGGTGAGCCTATTCCCCTTTCATAGCTGGGCTGCGCCGGCCTACGCGACCGCGCCTACCCCTGTCGCCATGCTGCATGCCGGTGTGTTGAAGAAATTCGGGCTCTACGGCCTCATCAAGATCGCACTGCCCCTGCTGCCTCAGGCTGCACAAGTGCCCTGGGTGCAAAATGCACTGCTACTCATGCTGCTGGGCAATATTTTGATCATGGGCCTCGTCACCATCCACGCCAGCCGCTTGGACGACACCTTGGCAAACTCCAGTGTCATGCACATGGGCTACATCTTCCTGGCACTCGCCGCAGGTAGCGAGGTCGCGCTTAAGGGTGCGGTGCTACTCATGTTCGCCCATGGTGTATCCATCGCGCTGCTCTTTGCGCTCGCTGGAAAAATGCGCAACCAGCTCGGCACGCTCGAATACACCAAGCTCGGCGGCCTCGCGTCCCATGCGCCGGCCTTCACGGTACTCTTCGCCTTTGGCACCTTCGCGAGCATCGGCCTGCCAGGCTTGAGCAACTTCGCAGGCGAAGTCATGGTCTTCATCGGCAGCTTCACCGGTTTTAATGGTTCCCTCACCAATCTGCACTGGACCGTCATCCTCGCCTTATGGGGCGTGGTCATGAGTGCGGTGTACATGCTCCGCGCCTACCGCAGCATCTTCCAAGGCAGCGCCACCACGGGCCTCTTCATGAGTGACCCTGCCCTGCCCCAGCGCCTTCCTTTGATCCTCCTCGCCGCCACCCTGCTCATCACCGGCTGCTGCCCCTGGCTGCTGCTGAATCTGCTGAAGGGTGCTCTGGCGGCGGGTTAACCAATTTCCTACTCTTCCTCTTACTCCTACTCCTCCTCCCCTGATACGAGGGCCAATGGACGCCCGACAAGGGAGGAGGAGTAAGAGTAGGAGGAAGAGAAAGATGCCCCTTTCCCCCCCATGTCCGTCTTCACCATCGAATCCCTCATCGCCATCCTCGGCATCGTCCTGCTCATGGTCGAGGCCTTTATGCCTGCCGTCTCGCGTCGCACGCTCGGACTGACAGCCATTGCAGGCACCGTGATCGCCTTTTTGCTGCTCTGCGTGGCGGGTGATGGCCTACCGGCCTTCGTCGCCCCGTGGCACAGGCTCGATTCGCTCGCCTTTTTCTACAAAGGCTTCGCGCTCATCATCACCGCGCTCGTCTTGTGGCTCACGCTGGAATGCGCCCCCTACCTCAGCCGCTACACACTCGATGGCAAGCTGGCAGAGATGTTCAGCCTGCCGCTCATCGTCTGCGCAGGCATGATGTGGATGGCTAGCGCTCGTGACCTCGTGACCATCTTCATCACGCTGGAACTCGTCACCATCAGCTTCTACGTGCTCGTCGCCTTTGCGCGGAAAAGCGCTCTAAGCCTCGAAGCAGGCGTGAAATACCTCATCCTCGGGGCTCTCAGCACCGGGGTGCTCGTCTATGGCATTGCCTGGATCTACGGCGCCACCGGGACGATGAGCCTCGATGGCATCGCCGCCGCACTGGCCAAGCCAGAAACCAGCCAAGGCACCGCCCTCTTCGGAGCGGCGCTACTGCTCGCCGGACTCGGCTTCAAAGTCGCCGCTGCGCCCTTCCACATGTGGGTGCCAGACGTGTATCAAGGTGCGCCGACACCTGTGACGGCCTTTTTATCCGTCGGATCGAAAGCCGCAGGCTTCATCGTCCTCACGCGTGCCGTGATGGCCTTCACGGGTGAGAACAGCTGCATCGCCCCGCAAGTCCAGAGCCTCCTCCTCGTCGGCGGTGCCCTGACGGTGCTGCTCGGCAGCCTGCCTGCCATCTTCCAGCAGAATGTGAAGCGCCTCCTGGCCTACTCCAGCATCAGCCACGCAGGCTACCTCGTCCTCGCGCTGGCATGCGGTGGCGGTGGTCGTTTCGGCATCGGTAGCAGCGGCATCGTGGCCTTTTACCTCGCCACCTACCTACCCATGACCGTGCTGGGCTTCCTCGCGCTCGCCATCATGCGCAGCAATGGTCAGGGTGAGGAATTGAAGGACTTCCAGGGCCTCTCCCGGCGCTCCCCACTGCTGGCGCTCATCATCACGCTGGCTTTTGCCAGCCTCGCCGGCCTACCGCTGACCGCCGGCTTCATCGGCAAGATGTTCGTCTTCCTCAGCCTCGCCGATCACGGCCACTGGGGTGCCCTCACCTGTGCCGCCATCGCCGCCGCCGCAGGCTTCTACTACTACTTCCGCATCATCCTAGCCATGTACACCAGCGCCGGGGCCGATGACGCCCCCGCTGCCACCCTGACGATCAGCCCCATGACCAAAGGCCTCGCCGTCGCCCTCGCCGCGATCATCGTCGTGCTCGGCGTGTATCCAAAGCCGCTGCAAAAAGTGCTCACGCCTGCGGGTGCGAGCGTGGTGGTGAAGTGAGATTGACTGAAACTGGGCAGGGCGCTAATTGGCCCGCATGGCCGGTTTTCAAAAAAGCACCAAACCCATCGACTGCCCACATTGCGGAGCGAAGCTGCTGCTCACCATCGAATGGATTGGCTATGGCCCTGCCAATGAGTGGGAACATGAAGATTGCCCCAAGTGTGGCAAAGAAGTTGCCAGTGAAAAATGTGGCAGCATCAAGGCTGAACTTGCCAAAGACTGAACTTCACCGCCGCAGGGCGTTCACCAGATTATTGTAGGCGTTGCGCAGGGACTCCATGTCGGGATCAGCCATGGGTGAGTCCAGAGTTGTCACGTTGTTGGAGTTGTTGCTGCACTGGCTCAGGTTGTTTTGCAGGGCGTTGTTGAGGTCGGTTTGCGTCACTTCGCCGGGGATTCCTTGTGGGCCTTGGTTGCCGTCGTTGCCGCGTGGGATGGCAAAGGTGAAGTGCACGTTCGACCCGTCGAAGCTGACGCTGACGGTGGCGTTTTGGCCGGGATCGAGCGTGTTGACGTTATCGACGACTGCGCCGGCAAAGGGCGGGCCTTGGGGGCCGGTGCCGCCATCGTTTCCGTTGTTGCCCTGGGGGCCTTGTTGGCCCTCTGGCAGGCCGAAGCTGAAGTGCAGCACGCTGCCATTGAGGCTGATGCCGACGCTAGCGGCGCTGCCCGGTGGTAAGGTGCTGACGCTGTCTACTTCCACGCTGGTGATGCCGCTTTGAATGGCGTCGATGAGGCTTTTGAGGGAGGCGAATTGCTCGCGAAAGCGATCGCCGTCGATGAGGAGGCCGTTTTGCGGCCAGTTGGGGTCGTAGGGCATGATGTGTTCTTGGTTCGTGGTTCTTCGTTCTTGGTTTCTGAATCTTCCTCCTCCTCTTCCTCTTCCTCTTCCTCCCGGAATGGACGGCTCCTGGCTTTCGCCAGGCGGTTTGGCCTTCGCTTCCGGGAGTCGGAGGAGGAGTAAGAGGACGAGTAGGATCACCTGCGGTGGGCTTCAGGTCACGATGGCCTCAGCAACAGGACCAGGGGCACTCTCGCCGGCGTCGTTCACGCTGGTGACGCGGGCTTGTACGGTAGCTCCGGCGGTTAGGCCGGGGATCGTGGCATCACTCTCCGTCACGGTCAGCACGGCGCGGAAGTCCGCGTCCACGCCGATGATTTTGATCCACACCCGCCAGCGGTCGGCACGCAGGCTATCGTCCCAATCCACCAGCAGGCTGTGATTCGGACCGGGCAGCACCGTGGTGAAGCTGGGGGCCTCCGGCGTCTCCGCATCCGCCGGGCGATTGAGGCCAAAGGCATGCCACAGCGCATCTTCCGCTGAGAGCAGCGTCTCCAGCTCAGTCACCAGCCCAGTCATGCGCAGGCGCAGATTCCGCTCCGCATTGTCTCGGGCCACTTTGGCTTGGCCGCTCTCGGTGATCTTTTGGCCGAGGGTGGCGCGGGCATTGCTGATCGCCGTGTGAGCCGCATCGGCCAATGCCGCCGTCACCTCCATGTCCGCGCTCTCGTGGGCAGGGTGTGCGGTGAAATAGGCTTTCAGGCTCGCGATCAGGTCAAAACGCTCATCCTGCGAACGCGGGATACCCGTGGTGCCCGGCTGCCACCCGGCGGATTCCCATTCCGTACTCGCCGCTTCGCCAAAAAACTTCGACAGACGCTTGCGGGCATTGGTGAGCAGGATTTTCCCAGAGGTATCTGCCGAGGTCGCTGCGGCGTTCGCCGTCTTTTTGACGACCTTGCACTCGCCGTAAGTCGTTTCCGCCGCCCGTGCGGCAGCGAGGGCAGCGCGGATCACCGCCTCGGTGTTTTGTTTCACGCCCACGGGCGTCTCATGCTGGTGGAGCCCGTCCGCCATGTCCTCAGCGAGGGCAAAGAGCAGGTCGAGCTTATCGGGGAGTCGGTTGGAGGCCATAGTGCGTCGGTTGGGGGAAGAGCGCGGACTTTCCGAGGCCGAGAAGCGTGAACCATCACCGAAAAAAGCTTGTCCGAAACGGGCCACTGCAGGGTGGGAGGGAAAAGCAGCGCAAGGTTGCAGTTGGGGTGGATGATCCGCCCCCGCCGAGCACGACACCCAGCGGTGTGAAGGCGAATAATGCCCGTTTTTACCAAAAACGGCTCCTAGCGTCAATAGGCTCGTTTGGGCAGCCTCCCCCACTGTGTCCGCTGCATCGCCCCCGCCCCCGTCGTGGAAACACCTGTGCAGCCTGCCACAGCCCGCCCACCGCCGTGTCGCCCCCCGTGCAGCCTGCAACCGCCCGATCACCGCCATGTCAGCCCTCGTGCAGCCTGCAACCGCCCGATCACCCCCGTGGCAGACCTCATGCAGGCCGCAATCGCCCGCCCACCGCCGTGGCTGCCCCTATGCAGCCTGCAATAGACCAGCCACCGCCGTATCCGCCCCAAAACGCTCCGCTCAGCAGCTGCCACCGCCGTGTCCGGGCGAAAAATGCGGCGCCAAACGCTATATTGAGCGCCAGCAAGTTTCGTGAATTTCACTCAAGCCAGTTGGCAACAGAATGGTCGGCAGCAGAATGACAAAACCCTTCTGCATTCTGTTGCCGACCATTCTATTGCCCAGATCACAAAAAAGGGTGCAGCGTCGTCTATTCCAACACCCGAATCACACGCCCCTAGCGCCACAAACCGACATTTGGGTTGCCCTATTCCGGCATAGGCGTGTAAAACCACACCATGAAATCGATCACCCCGTACTTTTTCCACACTTTTGTCGCCTATAAAGGTGCTGACAAACCGACAAAAGTGTTTCCCATCTAGTTTGTTCGGCCAAAAAGCAGAGTCCACCATCAGCAGTCCATGAATATAGTTTTATGCTATCGCGATGAGCCGCTTGGTGATGCATGGAAGAATGCCTTTCACGACATGGCCGGTGTTGAGATTGTCGCAGGAGATATTTGTCGGGTGCCATGTGATGCCATAGTCAGCCCCGCAAACTCATTTGGATTTATGGACGGTGGTTTGGATCACCTCTTGTCCGAGCGATTTGGGTGGGATTTAGAGAAGCGTGTTCAGAAAGCTATTCAGCTTCGACCATTGCGGGAGCTACTGATTGGTGAGGCCATCGTTGTTCCCACTGAGGACGTGCAGATTCCGTGGCTAATTTGTGCCCCTACGATGAGGGTTCCTATGCGTATCCGAACGACCGTGAACGCCTATCTCGCCATGAAGGCCATTCTGAGTGCGGCAATGTCCCACGCCGAATCTTTACCCATTGAGACGATTGCCATCCCTGGGCTCGGCACTGGCATCGGTCAGCTGGCACCAGAGTTGGCGGCAGGGCAGATGGCGCAGGCATATCGTGAGATGGTCTTGGGAGAGCATCGCTATCCAGGTAGTTTCGCTGATGCGCAGAAGATGCACCTCAGTCTAAATCGCTCAGGGATGATCTATGACTGAACCCAACGCCAACAACGGGAACGAACAAGGCGCTGCACCCAACGCGGTGGGGCTTTGGTGTAGCATTGTTCAACTCACGCTTGCCCGGAGCTGGCACGCCCCATGCTTCCCGTGGCCTGCAATGCGGGCTTGCCGCATGGGCCGCGCCAGCTCCTCGTTTAATCCCTTCGTTTGAGCTTGCCGCCACCCCACCGCGTGTGTGAGCTTGGACGTTAGGTCACACTACGCGCCATGAGTATTCCCGCCCTCAAACGTCTTACGATTGCGCTCGGAGTTTTCTGCGCGGTGTTGTTCGTGGGCAGCGGTTTCCTGTTTTGGAGCTACGGCTGGTTGCATGTTCAGGCGGCATTTGCCGACGAGCAGACACAGATTTTCGATGAGATGCGGACACGGGCACTCCAGTCCACGTCACCGCCCGACATCGCAGGCTCACTGGAGTATGCCGTCTTTTATTACCCGTCCGGCAGCAAGCAGCGGGCGGGTTCGCGGCTCGACCGAGTGGTTGAGCGTCATCGCACGGCGGTTGTGCGCGAAATCGTCGCGCATCTTCGTCGCACTACCGGACAGGATTTGGGCGAGAGTCCAGAGCCTTGGATTCAGAAGTATGCACAGAGATAGACAGACCGTGTGGCCTAACGTGAAAGGGTGCATGGCTGCGAGCTACGCGAGCCAGCAGATGCCCCTGGGGTTGAACCCAGCCTTGCCGCGATGAGGGGTGGATGACGAATGACCCCGATCCATTGACAAACAAGCCCCGCCAAGGGTAGAACAGCGGAATGAAAAATTATTGGCTAGCTCTTGGGTTCCTCGCAGGTGGTTTCGCGCCCCTCACCGCTACCGCGCAGAGTGATCGCCAAGCGCCGGAGCTGGCGGCGAATTTGGACTCGTTGCTCAATTTCAGCTCCCTCTGGACCTGGGGTGCCGATGATTTTGAAAAGAGCTACACGCCGAAGATGGCGAAACAGGAGGATCAGAAGAAGCCGCCGCAATTTGAGTGGGTGAACGCGGAAAAGACGCGTGCGCGGTTCTCTAGGCAGATGTTTTCCAATATGGAGACGAAGCTCTCCATGTTCGCGGGCTCGATCAAGGTTGAGGAGGCGATTTTGGAGTTTGTGAATGGGAAGGCGGCGCGTTCGACGATCTCGTTCTACAACCGGGGGGACTCGGGGGACATCCAAGTGGCGGAGTTTGAGCGGATTTTTAAGCTCATCGGCCAAAGTCTGGGCCAAGTGCTCAAGGTCGCACCGAAACGGCAACTTTTATCCTCAAACGCGGCGCTGCCCGTCGTCGGCTGGATGTGGTCTTCGCCGCAGGCAGTGGCGCTCCTGGAGTACAATGAGTATCAAGTGCCGGGCAAGCTCACGAAGCCTGAATTCCTGCGCCTGAAGCTCGCGGCACCGAACCAAGCGGACTTTACGATGGGGAAAATGGTCACGGGTGTGCAGAGCATGGAATTGATCAAACGAGTGACCAAAAAGCCAGATGGCGACACCTACATCTCCGGCGTGCCGATGGTGGACCAGGGCGCAAAGGGCTACTGCGTGGCGGCGAGCTGCCAGCGACTCTTTGAGTACCTGCGCATCCCCTGTGACCAGCATGAGATGGCGCAGCTCGTCAGCGCAGATGCGGATAGCGGCG is from Verrucomicrobiaceae bacterium and encodes:
- a CDS encoding NADH-quinone oxidoreductase subunit M — translated: MSILEVIILLPILAALAVWAGAPARALSVGVALVNLVTTIYLCCKYTSQGGSGLAHTYARPILDNPAISFSVGADGVSLILALLSSLVLFAAVWQIQDRPAIFYIASLLIGGGALGAFLTTDLFFIYAFHELALIPTFLMIALHGHAEPEMRKKVAWKTTIYLGAGSLVLLAGLVWLVLEFSQGNVITFDLEALKSVAVKAPLAVNTQATLFFVLLLGFGTLVSLFPFHSWAAPAYATAPTPVAMLHAGVLKKFGLYGLIKIALPLLPQAAQVPWVQNALLLMLLGNILIMGLVTIHASRLDDTLANSSVMHMGYIFLALAAGSEVALKGAVLLMFAHGVSIALLFALAGKMRNQLGTLEYTKLGGLASHAPAFTVLFAFGTFASIGLPGLSNFAGEVMVFIGSFTGFNGSLTNLHWTVILALWGVVMSAVYMLRAYRSIFQGSATTGLFMSDPALPQRLPLILLAATLLITGCCPWLLLNLLKGALAAG
- a CDS encoding NADH-quinone oxidoreductase subunit N, with translation MSVFTIESLIAILGIVLLMVEAFMPAVSRRTLGLTAIAGTVIAFLLLCVAGDGLPAFVAPWHRLDSLAFFYKGFALIITALVLWLTLECAPYLSRYTLDGKLAEMFSLPLIVCAGMMWMASARDLVTIFITLELVTISFYVLVAFARKSALSLEAGVKYLILGALSTGVLVYGIAWIYGATGTMSLDGIAAALAKPETSQGTALFGAALLLAGLGFKVAAAPFHMWVPDVYQGAPTPVTAFLSVGSKAAGFIVLTRAVMAFTGENSCIAPQVQSLLLVGGALTVLLGSLPAIFQQNVKRLLAYSSISHAGYLVLALACGGGGRFGIGSSGIVAFYLATYLPMTVLGFLALAIMRSNGQGEELKDFQGLSRRSPLLALIITLAFASLAGLPLTAGFIGKMFVFLSLADHGHWGALTCAAIAAAAGFYYYFRIILAMYTSAGADDAPAATLTISPMTKGLAVALAAIIVVLGVYPKPLQKVLTPAGASVVVK
- a CDS encoding fibronectin type III domain-containing protein, which encodes MASNRLPDKLDLLFALAEDMADGLHQHETPVGVKQNTEAVIRAALAAARAAETTYGECKVVKKTANAAATSADTSGKILLTNARKRLSKFFGEAASTEWESAGWQPGTTGIPRSQDERFDLIASLKAYFTAHPAHESADMEVTAALADAAHTAISNARATLGQKITESGQAKVARDNAERNLRLRMTGLVTELETLLSAEDALWHAFGLNRPADAETPEAPSFTTVLPGPNHSLLVDWDDSLRADRWRVWIKIIGVDADFRAVLTVTESDATIPGLTAGATVQARVTSVNDAGESAPGPVAEAIVT
- a CDS encoding macro domain-containing protein; the encoded protein is MNIVLCYRDEPLGDAWKNAFHDMAGVEIVAGDICRVPCDAIVSPANSFGFMDGGLDHLLSERFGWDLEKRVQKAIQLRPLRELLIGEAIVVPTEDVQIPWLICAPTMRVPMRIRTTVNAYLAMKAILSAAMSHAESLPIETIAIPGLGTGIGQLAPELAAGQMAQAYREMVLGEHRYPGSFADAQKMHLSLNRSGMIYD
- a CDS encoding C39 family peptidase; translation: MKNYWLALGFLAGGFAPLTATAQSDRQAPELAANLDSLLNFSSLWTWGADDFEKSYTPKMAKQEDQKKPPQFEWVNAEKTRARFSRQMFSNMETKLSMFAGSIKVEEAILEFVNGKAARSTISFYNRGDSGDIQVAEFERIFKLIGQSLGQVLKVAPKRQLLSSNAALPVVGWMWSSPQAVALLEYNEYQVPGKLTKPEFLRLKLAAPNQADFTMGKMVTGVQSMELIKRVTKKPDGDTYISGVPMVDQGAKGYCVAASCQRLFEYLRIPCDQHEMAQLVSADADSGANVMVMQKSLTKIDERFKVSFKPLVNPLLYYSNNGKRRVSDKEFTSIVKEYVNKGVPLLWALELGKAAEEPPLPGSGQTRGGHMRMIIGYKMEKGLMTHVLFTDSWGAGHELKRMALYDAYDVTIGLYSMAPRGL